The following is a genomic window from Hymenobacter sp. APR13.
GCATGGTGCCCACGGCAAACAGCACAACGAACGAGAAGAAAATTTCCGACACCAGCAGCAAATTGTTGCGCTTGCGGTTCCAGATAAGTTTGAACAGATGACGAAGCATGAGGCCAGGTGGTGATAGGATGAACTGGTGGATTAGTGGGTGAGCTGGCGGTTGGCGCAGCTTATGCTGCAAGCGGCGTCAATTGCCCGGTACCCCAGTGTTTCGCTGCTTATTTCTGCTCGCCGCTGCCGCGCAGAGCCACTACTGGGTTGAGGCGCGACATTTTCCAGGCGGGATACACGCCGCTCATCAGCCCAAACAGCAGGGCCAGCCCCAGACCCCAGCCGAACACCCGCCAGCTCAGGCTGAACTGGGCATAGGCTACGATATGGGCGTCGTTGAGTAGCGCCAGCGCGCCGGCAGCCAGGCCCAGGCCCAGCAGGCCGCCCACCACGGCCAGCACCACGTTTTCCACCAAAAACTGCCCCACCAGGTTGCGGCCCGTAGCCCCAAAGGCCTTCCGAACGCCAATCTCGCTGGAGCGCTCCAGAATGCGCGTCACGTTCAGGTTCACCAGGTTCAGGGCTGGCAGCAGCATAAACAGTAGCCCCATGAGGGCACAAATCAGGTAGAAGGCCCCCACGTTGTCGTTGTCCAGGGTCTGGGAGTTGCCGGAGCCCACGGACCGGGTGATGTGGAGGGCGCGGGTGAAGGTGGCCAGCATGGGGTCGGCGTAGGAATAGATGGCCTTCACTTCCTTGGGATTTGGGATTTCCACGCGCTGCACCATCTGGCGGTATTCCTCACGCATGGCTGGGGCCGCCGCTGCCGTGGGTGCCAGCAGCACCACCAGAAACTCCCCCCCTATGCTACTATCACGCACCAATGACGGGCTCAGCGTGTAGGGCACCCACACATCGGCATAGGAGGCAATGTGCACGGCCGACACGTTGTGCACCACCCCAGCCACGCGGTAGCGTTTCAGGTCTATCTCGATGGTGCGCCCCACCACGTCGGCGGTGCCGAAGTAGCTGCGGGCCGTGGCTTCGTTGAGCACGCAAACGCGCTGGGCCTGCGCCACTTCGGCCCTGCTGAACGCCCGCCCGCCCACAAACTCGAAGTCCATGATCTGCCAGAAGTCCCCATCGGTGTAGCGGATATCCAGCGGGAGCAGGCCGTTGTTGGTGAAGGCCGTGGCATTGTAAATATTCGATGTCAAGGCTACTTTCTCCGGCGTCTTCATCCGGCGGATGTAGGTATCCACGAAATGCACGCTGGCGGGCCGGTTCATCCAACCGTGGCCGTCCACCATCTCCTGCCTGATGGTATTCACGAACAGCATCCTGTCAATGCGCTTTTCTGGCATATTGGGCCCCACTACGTGGTCTACCAGGGCCATCACCACTAGCAGAATCATCAGTGTAAAGCTCACGCCGAACAGGTTGATAAACGTGAAAAACCGGCGGCGCAGCAAGACTTTCCAGGCAAGCTTGAGGTAGCTGAGAAGCATATAGTTTCAGTTAAAAAGGAAGGAGCCGTCATGCTGAGCGAAGGCGCAGCCGCAGTTGAAGCATCTCTACCGCTTCGTTTTCACGATTGAGTTAGTCAGAGATAGAGATGCTTCGACAAGCGGACGCCAGATCAAGCATGACGGTCAAACAGCGACGTTCTATGAGACTTGGCTGCCGTCGAAGAAGCGGATGAGGCGCTGGGTTTTCAGGGCCTGCTGCTCGTCGTGGGTGACCATCACGATGGTGGTGCCTTCCTGGCGGTTGAGGTGCAGCAGCAGGTCCATAATCTCCTCCCCCATCACCGAGTCGAGGTTGCCGGTGGGCTCGTCGGCGAGGATGATTTCGGGGCGGCCGGCCAGGGCCCGTGCAATAGCCACGCGCTGGCGCTGCCCCCCGGAAAGCTGACTGGGGAAGTGGCTGGTGCGCGGACTCAGGCCCACTTTATCGAGGGCGGCGTAGGCCCGCTCCCGGCGTTCTTTGCCCCCCACGCCGGGCCGGTACAGCAGCGGCAGCTCCACGTTATCGAGCACCGAGAGGTCGTTGATGAGGTGGTAGCTCTGGAACACGAACCCAATTTTGTGGTTGCGCAGCGCGGCCAGTTCCCGGTCGGAGTATGATTGCACGGGGCGGCCATCCAGCTCGATTTCGCCGCTGGTGGGCTCGTCTAGCAGCCCCATAATGCTGAGCAGCGTGGATTTGCCACAGCCGCTGGGCCCCATAATCGACACGAATTCCCCCTGCCCGATGGTCAGGTTCACTTGGTGCAAAGCCACCGTTTCGATGGTTTTGGTCTGGTAGACCTTCTCGATGTTGCGCAGCTGCAGCACGGGTGGGCGGGTAGAGAGCTGAGCCGCCGAAGCAGCGGGGTGGGCATTAGCCGAAGCGAGGATATTTTCCATGGAAGCAGTCAGGAGAGGTTGCGAATGGTGTCCGGTTGCGGGCAGTCGGCGGGCCGGATTGCGGTACCTTAGCCAAGCCGAATGCCAATTGTTCAAAAATCTATTTATCAGTTATTTACAATCAATTTCACAATGCCACCCGGCGCAAAATATGTCCGATTCCGGACACGGTGTTCGGTTGCAGCCGTTTCGTGAGTCCGGTCCGGCAGGCCGGTTTAAGCAAGCTGATGTTGTTGCGCCGTCGTTCGGGCGTCAGCACGCGGCAACCGGCCCGACGGCTTGCAGCCGCCGGACCGGGACGCGGCTACTGCGCGGCCAGGGGCTGCTGCCGCTCGAAGTCGTAGAGGGTGAGGGCGCGGAGGCGGTAGTGCGCCACCCAGGCGGCGCGCAGAGCCAGAATATAGGTGCGGCGGGCCTGGTCCTTTTCGGCGGAGGCAATGGTGAGGTCGGTGAGGCTGATGCGGCCGACTTTGTAGGTGGCCTGGGCAATGGCGTAGCGCTGCCGGGCCAGCGAATCGGACCGGGCCGTGAGGGTTAGCTGCTCAGCCAGGGTGCCGAGCTGGGCGGCCTGCACCTCCACGCTGAGCGCGAAGCTGGCTTCTTCCTGAGCCACATCGGTCTGCACCTGGCGGCGGGTAAGCTCGGCGGTTTTGACGATGGATTTCTGCCGGCCCCAGTCCACGAGCGGCAGCGCGAAGGTGAGGCGCACCTGCTGCTGGTTTTGCAAAGCGGCGTAGGTGTCCCAGAGGTTACCGGCCTGGTTTACGTAGCCCAGATTGGCGGCCAGTGTGGCCTGAAAACCAGTGCTGCCCCGGGCCAGGGCCACGGCCCGCTCGGCCTCCAACAGCCGCCGTCGGAACGCCAGCCCCACGCTGCGGTACTGCTGCGCCTCGGCCAGCGCCCGGCCGGCCGGCACCACCAGCCGCGGGACGGCGGCCGGCACCGCGAGGCGCAGATGCTCGGCCGACAGGCCGGTATAGATCTGGAGCTCCACGGCCGCATTCTGAGCATCGAGCTGGCCCTGGGCTACGGCCTGGCGGGCATTCAGCAGGTTCAGCTCCAGCCGCAGTACGTCGCTCTGGGAGAGGCGACCCAGCCGGTACCGCTCCTGCCCGATGCGCAGCAGTTCCTCGTTGGCCTGCACGTTCTGGCCCGCTACCTCGGCGTTTACCTGTTGCTGCAGCACATCAAAATACAGCTCCGTGATGCGCTGGGCAATGGTTTCGCGCTCCTCCACGTACAGCCGCTGGCTTTCCTGGTAGCGCAGCGTCTCCACGCGGCGGGCCCATTTCAGGTTGTTGAACATACCCAGCGGCTGGGTGAGGCCGATGGCTACGGGCTGGTTGTTATAGCGCTTCAGGCCGCCATTGAAGTCGTCGAAGCGCTGCAGTTCGGAGGCCACGAACACCTGCCCGCCGGTGCGGCCGATGTTCTGAGTGAGCGTCAGGGCCAGGTTGGAATTGTTGATGCGCACGGCCCGGAAGTCGGTGGTGCCATCGGGCTGCACCACGGGCGTCACAGCGCGACTGAAACCGGGCAACGTGCCCTGCAGCCCCAACTGCGGCCGGTAGTTGGCCTGGTAACCGCGCCACTGCCAGTAGCTTTGGTCGCGGCTGGTGGCGGCCTGCTTGGCCACCGCCGACTGGCTGAGCGCCTGCTCAATCACCTGCTGCAGAGACACGGCCGGCGGCTGGTTCTGGGCCAGCGCGGGCATTGTCAGCAAGAGCAGCAACCCGGTGTAGAGAGGCGACACTTCGCGTCTTGGTGCGTGCTGAGGTCGTTTTGGTGAGGTAATTCTGGCAGGAGTATCACTGGCCGTTCTGACGGGAGACGCAAAATATTGCGTCTCTACAACCCAATCGGCTAAGGCGGAGAAAAGCTGTTGCATGGCCGTTAGTCGTGGAGGGTGAGTTCGGGCGTGTCGGCGTAGTCCTTCGTGTCGGACACTACTACTTCCTCGCCGGGCCGCAGGCCGCCGGTTATCTGCACGTAGTCGAAGTTGCTGTCGCCGAACTGCACGATGCGGCGCACAGCTTTGCCGTCCTGCACCACAAATACCGGCTGCTCCTTGCCGCCCTGGTAGAACGGCCCGTTTTTGAGGCGCACCACGTTGTGGTGGGCTTTCGTCACCACGAATACATCGGCCCGCAGGTTGGCACGCAAGGCCGGGTGGTGGTCCTGGGCCAGGGTGGCGTAGAAGGAAACCACGCCTTTCTCCACGGCCGGACTGATGGTGCTGATGGTGCCGCGCAAATCGGTGCCGTTGATGCGGATAACCACCGCATCCTGCAGGTGCAGGGCATCGGCGTAGGCGTCGGAAATGGTGGCGCGTACCCGGAAGCGGCTCAGGTCGGCCACGCGGGCCAGCGGGTCGCCGGCCTGCACGGTGGTGCCCAGGTCCTCGTTCACCCAGGTCAGCACGCCGGGCTGCTGGCTGCTGATGTTGGCCTGCTGCAGCTTGCCGGCCAGCTCGGTAATGCTGCGTTCCTGGATCTGGAGGGTGAAACCCAGTTCGCGCACATCGGCGGCGTTGGCGGCGCGCTGGTTGCGGATTTGCTCCGCGAGGCGCTGCTGCTCCAGCCGGGCCACGCGCAGGCTCAGCTCGGCCTGGCGCACGCTCTCGGCGGTGCCGCCCCCAATCTGCAGCAGGTATTGCTCGTCGCGCAGCGCCGACTGCAGGCTGCGCACCTTCACCTGCTGCACCTGCTCCTGGGAACGAAGGTCGTTGAGGGCTTTTTCGAGGCTGAGCTGGAGCTGGCTGTTCTTGTTGCGGTGTTGCTGCTGCTCGTCCTGGAGCTTAGCCAGGGCCGTGCTGGTCAGTTCCCGGTCCAGCTCCAGAATCGTCTGGCCCGGCTGCACCCGGCTGCCCACCGCCACCGCCACCCGCCGGATGGTGCTCTGAATGGGACTGGTAATCACCGCCTCGTGGGCCGGAATGATGACGCCGGCCGCCGTGAGAGAGGCTTCCACGTCGCCTGTTTCGGCGCGGGCCGTGAGGATGCTGGCACGGCTGAGGCCGGGCCGGAGCACCGTGCGGAAGGCCAGCAGGCCCACCGCCAGCAGCAGCAGCAGCCCCGCGCCCAGCAGCCAGCGGCGGCGCAAACGACGGTTTTGGGTGGTCTGAGGAATGGCTCTGTCCATTTTCGTACAGGTAGCAGGAAGGTACTACCTGACATAGCCAACGGCCGTGCCATTTATTCAAATCATTGCAATACAGCTTATTACATCAATTATTATCTATACTGCATTCATCAATTGTGTCCGAAACCGGACACGGTGTTCACTACCAGCCGTCTGCTGCAATGCGGCTGGGCTAGCCTACATTACTACCAGCCCCTAGCAATGAGCAAATAGCTGGCGCAGTATGAGCCTTTTCGTTAGCTAACCCAACTACTAGCAGCTTGGAAATTTTGGCCAGCTAGTCACCAACTCAGCTGACGAAATACCAAAAGGGCTGCGGTTCGAAAATAAAATATCGAGTTCAGGCTACCCTTTGGCGCTATGGCGCATCTAATAACCCAGATGCCCGTCAATATGGCTTAATAGGCTTATTTAGAGGTTTTTGGGGATATTTTCAGCCAGTATCCAGTACCCTAAGCCCCATATTCTACAACCCGATAACCGCGTAACACAAAATTAATTTCACCAGTACCTTGCGTCACATAGTACCTTTACTTACCTTTGGATCATTAAGTAGCAAATCTCTCAGCCGCTTGTGCTGCTCCTGAACCGGAGCCCACCCGCGGCCACCGCCAGACACCTCCGCGCCAATCGGGCCGGCAGTAGGCAGCTCGCTCGAAAACTTTGTTTCCGGCCGCTGTTCGCGTGTTTTGGCTTCTCTGGCACCTCAGGTATGGCCTGAGCGTCGCCCCTCCTTTTCGTGCCTTTGTCACGGGCAAACAGCCTCCCAGCGGAACCGCGGCCGCCTGGAACGGTACCCCTTTGCCTGGTTTGTTTTTCAACTCACCACTCCCCATGACTTCCTCTACGTCTTTCAGCCAGGCCCTCAAAGGCCTGGGGTTCCTCGCTATGCTCGCTCCGCTGACCGCAGCAGCCCAACAGCCAACCGGCGCGGTTTCCGGCACCCTTCTCGACCAAGCCAGCGGGCAGCCGCTGCCTTTCGCCAACGTGGTGGTGCTCCGGGCCCAGGATTCCACGTTTGTGAGCGGCGCCCAAACCGGCGAAAACGGCACCTTTGAGCTGGCTTCGCTGGGGCTGGGCTCCTATCTGCTGAAGGCTTCGGCCATTGGCTACCAGGGATTTCGCCGGAAGGTGGCGCTGAGCAGCACAGCGCCTAGCGTCCGGCTGGGGACTCTGAAACTGATTCCGACCGCCACCCAGCTCAAGGGCGTGACGGTGACCGGCGAGCGGGCCACCATCGAGAATGAGCCCGGCAAGCGGGTTATCAACGTGGAAAAAGACCTGGCCAGCGTGGGCGGCATGGCTACCGATGTGCTGCGCAATGTACCTTCAGTGGCCGTGGATGCCAACGGCGCAGTGAGCCTGCGCGGCTCGGCCAACCTGACCATCCTTATAGACGGTAAGCCCTCGGGCGGCAGCAACGGCGGTACGGGCCTGCGCCTCGACCAGATTCCGGCCT
Proteins encoded in this region:
- a CDS encoding ABC transporter permease, with the translated sequence MLLSYLKLAWKVLLRRRFFTFINLFGVSFTLMILLVVMALVDHVVGPNMPEKRIDRMLFVNTIRQEMVDGHGWMNRPASVHFVDTYIRRMKTPEKVALTSNIYNATAFTNNGLLPLDIRYTDGDFWQIMDFEFVGGRAFSRAEVAQAQRVCVLNEATARSYFGTADVVGRTIEIDLKRYRVAGVVHNVSAVHIASYADVWVPYTLSPSLVRDSSIGGEFLVVLLAPTAAAAPAMREEYRQMVQRVEIPNPKEVKAIYSYADPMLATFTRALHITRSVGSGNSQTLDNDNVGAFYLICALMGLLFMLLPALNLVNLNVTRILERSSEIGVRKAFGATGRNLVGQFLVENVVLAVVGGLLGLGLAAGALALLNDAHIVAYAQFSLSWRVFGWGLGLALLFGLMSGVYPAWKMSRLNPVVALRGSGEQK
- a CDS encoding ABC transporter ATP-binding protein; the protein is MLQLRNIEKVYQTKTIETVALHQVNLTIGQGEFVSIMGPSGCGKSTLLSIMGLLDEPTSGEIELDGRPVQSYSDRELAALRNHKIGFVFQSYHLINDLSVLDNVELPLLYRPGVGGKERRERAYAALDKVGLSPRTSHFPSQLSGGQRQRVAIARALAGRPEIILADEPTGNLDSVMGEEIMDLLLHLNRQEGTTIVMVTHDEQQALKTQRLIRFFDGSQVS
- a CDS encoding TolC family protein; the encoded protein is MPALAQNQPPAVSLQQVIEQALSQSAVAKQAATSRDQSYWQWRGYQANYRPQLGLQGTLPGFSRAVTPVVQPDGTTDFRAVRINNSNLALTLTQNIGRTGGQVFVASELQRFDDFNGGLKRYNNQPVAIGLTQPLGMFNNLKWARRVETLRYQESQRLYVEERETIAQRITELYFDVLQQQVNAEVAGQNVQANEELLRIGQERYRLGRLSQSDVLRLELNLLNARQAVAQGQLDAQNAAVELQIYTGLSAEHLRLAVPAAVPRLVVPAGRALAEAQQYRSVGLAFRRRLLEAERAVALARGSTGFQATLAANLGYVNQAGNLWDTYAALQNQQQVRLTFALPLVDWGRQKSIVKTAELTRRQVQTDVAQEEASFALSVEVQAAQLGTLAEQLTLTARSDSLARQRYAIAQATYKVGRISLTDLTIASAEKDQARRTYILALRAAWVAHYRLRALTLYDFERQQPLAAQ
- a CDS encoding efflux RND transporter periplasmic adaptor subunit, giving the protein MDRAIPQTTQNRRLRRRWLLGAGLLLLLAVGLLAFRTVLRPGLSRASILTARAETGDVEASLTAAGVIIPAHEAVITSPIQSTIRRVAVAVGSRVQPGQTILELDRELTSTALAKLQDEQQQHRNKNSQLQLSLEKALNDLRSQEQVQQVKVRSLQSALRDEQYLLQIGGGTAESVRQAELSLRVARLEQQRLAEQIRNQRAANAADVRELGFTLQIQERSITELAGKLQQANISSQQPGVLTWVNEDLGTTVQAGDPLARVADLSRFRVRATISDAYADALHLQDAVVIRINGTDLRGTISTISPAVEKGVVSFYATLAQDHHPALRANLRADVFVVTKAHHNVVRLKNGPFYQGGKEQPVFVVQDGKAVRRIVQFGDSNFDYVQITGGLRPGEEVVVSDTKDYADTPELTLHD